The following proteins come from a genomic window of bacterium:
- the holB gene encoding DNA polymerase III subunit delta': protein MPFRDLIDQRHAQALLRGALRSGRVSHAYLFVGPSGVGRLTAARAFAQALLCAEGGDDACGRCPACRKVVAGAHPDLRVISAGRSETGAERRAVGIDQIRDLKREAAYGPYEGSRKVFVVEDAEAMRAEAANSLLKIVEEPPQGIVIILISESTTALLPTLVSRSQFVRFSFVSAPEIARALTERAGVPPDRAAFLAAISGGRVGVALAAAAAGEAPFDRRAEVLRTLELVERGDAVQRLDAAEAVAKQKDEIERWLDVALLWVRDVVVWQEAGEAAQLANLDARAEVVAWAARTSPAALRRTAAAIEEAKTNLRRNLNPRLVLETLFARMDLGAPATPRR, encoded by the coding sequence TCGGTCCATCCGGGGTCGGTCGCCTGACGGCGGCGCGCGCCTTCGCCCAGGCGCTGCTGTGTGCCGAGGGCGGCGACGACGCCTGCGGACGGTGCCCCGCGTGCCGCAAGGTCGTCGCGGGCGCGCATCCGGATCTGCGCGTGATCTCGGCCGGGCGGAGCGAAACCGGGGCGGAGCGACGGGCGGTCGGCATCGACCAGATCCGCGACCTCAAGCGGGAAGCCGCCTACGGTCCGTACGAGGGTTCGCGCAAGGTGTTCGTCGTCGAGGACGCCGAGGCGATGCGCGCGGAGGCCGCTAACAGTCTGCTCAAGATCGTGGAGGAGCCTCCGCAGGGGATCGTGATCATCTTGATCTCAGAGTCCACGACGGCGCTGTTGCCCACGCTGGTGTCGCGCTCGCAGTTCGTCCGCTTCTCGTTCGTGTCCGCGCCGGAGATCGCCCGCGCGTTGACCGAGCGGGCCGGGGTGCCCCCAGACCGCGCGGCGTTTCTCGCGGCCATCTCGGGCGGACGAGTCGGTGTCGCGCTCGCCGCCGCGGCGGCCGGAGAGGCGCCATTTGATCGTCGCGCCGAGGTGCTGCGCACGCTCGAGCTTGTCGAACGCGGCGATGCCGTGCAGCGGCTCGACGCGGCCGAAGCGGTGGCGAAGCAGAAGGACGAAATCGAGCGGTGGCTCGACGTCGCGCTGCTGTGGGTGCGCGACGTGGTCGTCTGGCAGGAGGCGGGGGAGGCGGCGCAGCTCGCAAACCTGGACGCCCGCGCGGAGGTGGTGGCGTGGGCGGCCCGCACCTCGCCCGCCGCCCTGCGCCGGACCGCGGCCGCCATCGAGGAGGCCAAGACGAACCTCCGGCGCAATCTCAACCCGCGCCTGGTGCTGGAGACGCTCTTTGCCCGCATGGACCTGGGCGCGCCTGCGACGCCGCGGCGGTAA
- a CDS encoding uroporphyrinogen decarboxylase family protein — MNRTMEKAERVRRALAGAPVDRPPISFWWHHFAREHTADELAAETVEQFRRYDWDIIKIQSRATVFAEGWGVRYQPSTARAVAPVITAWPVRSPQDLASVRPLDPSAGVLGEQVTALRAVRRAAGAGVPILQTVFAPAMVLSYMLGGSPDREPRLLDLIRHHPVEAHRALTAIRDTLIGYTRLALENGADGIFFAVKAASADQMTRSEYAEFGLPYDRDLLATAAPGWANMLHLCGPRLYFDVADDLPTPLLNWALDAGNPGLAVGRDRTNRAVIGGVSAKPRIREMSPQALTAEVAAALDDTQGVRVMIGPGCSISPDTPEENLRALRSAVERDGGRRG, encoded by the coding sequence ATGAACAGGACGATGGAGAAAGCCGAACGGGTGCGGCGGGCGCTCGCGGGCGCGCCGGTCGACCGGCCGCCGATCAGTTTCTGGTGGCACCACTTCGCCCGCGAACACACCGCGGACGAGCTCGCCGCCGAGACCGTCGAACAGTTCCGGCGGTACGACTGGGATATCATCAAGATTCAGAGTCGCGCAACCGTGTTTGCGGAGGGGTGGGGCGTCCGGTATCAACCGTCGACGGCGCGTGCGGTCGCCCCGGTGATCACGGCGTGGCCGGTGCGGTCGCCCCAGGACCTTGCGAGCGTGCGTCCGCTTGATCCCTCTGCCGGCGTGCTCGGGGAACAGGTCACCGCGCTCCGTGCCGTGCGCCGCGCCGCGGGCGCGGGAGTGCCGATTCTCCAGACCGTGTTTGCCCCGGCGATGGTGCTGTCGTACATGCTCGGCGGATCACCAGATCGAGAACCGCGCCTACTGGACCTCATCAGGCACCACCCGGTCGAGGCGCATCGGGCGTTGACGGCGATTCGTGACACCCTGATCGGCTACACGCGGCTCGCGTTGGAGAACGGGGCGGACGGGATCTTCTTTGCGGTCAAAGCGGCCAGCGCCGATCAGATGACGCGTTCGGAGTACGCCGAATTCGGGCTGCCGTACGACCGCGACCTGCTTGCGACCGCCGCGCCGGGGTGGGCGAACATGCTGCATCTCTGCGGCCCGCGCCTCTACTTCGACGTCGCGGACGACCTGCCCACCCCGCTCCTCAACTGGGCGCTGGACGCAGGCAATCCCGGGCTGGCGGTAGGTCGCGACCGAACCAACCGCGCCGTGATCGGAGGGGTTAGCGCCAAACCGCGGATCCGCGAGATGTCACCGCAGGCCCTGACCGCCGAGGTGGCCGCCGCACTCGACGACACCCAAGGAGTGCGGGTCATGATCGGCCCAGGGTGCTCCATCTCGCCCGACACGCCAGAGGAAAACCTCCGCGCCCTTCGATCGGCGGTCGAGCGCGACGGCGGTCGTCGCGGATAA